The Microbacterium limosum genome contains a region encoding:
- a CDS encoding cold shock domain-containing protein, protein MPTGKVRFYDEEKGFGFITTDDGQDVFLHATALPQGASAPKPGSRVEFGVADGKRGLQALSVRVLEAPPSLSKAKRKPADDMAVIVEDLVALLDGIGGDLRRGRYPSGGHAKKVAAVLRRVADELDA, encoded by the coding sequence ATGCCCACCGGCAAGGTCAGGTTCTACGACGAGGAGAAGGGGTTCGGCTTCATCACGACGGATGACGGCCAGGACGTCTTCCTGCACGCCACGGCTCTGCCGCAGGGCGCGTCGGCACCCAAGCCGGGCTCGCGTGTGGAGTTCGGTGTCGCCGACGGCAAGCGCGGGCTGCAGGCGCTGTCGGTGCGCGTGCTCGAGGCCCCGCCGAGCCTGTCGAAGGCCAAGCGCAAGCCCGCCGACGACATGGCCGTGATCGTCGAGGACCTCGTGGCTCTGCTCGACGGCATCGGCGGCGACCTGCGCCGGGGGCGTTACCCGAGCGGGGGTCATGCGAAGAAGGTCGCGGCCGTGCTGCGCCGGGTCGCTGATGAACTCGATGCCTGA
- a CDS encoding multidrug ABC transporter ATPase: MSPTTPDPMPAPGRLERVLAFMSLGIALLAIGCFFAIMIGTATGMTQADFGSGIWPMVAVLPMIGLPLAFVLIIALLIITWVKRGRANRA, from the coding sequence ATGAGCCCGACCACACCCGACCCGATGCCGGCCCCCGGCCGCCTCGAGCGCGTCCTCGCGTTCATGTCGCTCGGCATCGCCCTGCTCGCCATCGGCTGCTTCTTCGCGATCATGATCGGCACCGCCACCGGGATGACGCAGGCCGACTTCGGCAGCGGCATCTGGCCCATGGTCGCCGTCCTGCCGATGATCGGGCTGCCGCTGGCCTTCGTGCTCATCATCGCGCTGCTGATCATCACGTGGGTCAAGCGCGGCCGGGCCAACAGGGCGTAA
- a CDS encoding helicase-associated domain-containing protein, with translation MAEGTRDLAVRLAALSDAELADFLRERRAPALPAWRDFFDAAEALTDPASLRRALATLPAADLAELTDAAREGRESGSAHTRRLMLTDAEGVPLPQVAALLAEFGGSPIDVGRPAPDADATAEGHAAERAFTSVAALGDILIQAIRTPLSRVGSGALGAADRRRLAEDLPHPDDVDPLISLAERAGLLAADTRSFMPTAAADDWLAASTPDRWTSAARAWWIAVPAPLTASARLTDPAGWPAAFPADPAWPDRGAAFRREAEAWGIVTPTGAAPSWTRLIGADPAAAARELATLMPREVDRIYLQNDLTAISPGPLAPGLDVRLRRIAVRESHAQASSYRFTAETVAGALTEGENAETILAFLAELSLTGVPQPLDYLVRTTAERHGTVRVGDDPDAPADATRTRVWSSSPEALEPIAVDQSLRPLGLVRTADGSALTSRVARDTVLWALIDARYPAIAVDADGTMLRLRRHRVAVSPPATDDGETYGPIIRLLRGADEADADAAWLDRELEAAVRERSLVEIDVELPGGVARTFVLEASGMGGGRMRGRERGTDVERTLPVSSIRSIRRL, from the coding sequence ATGGCGGAGGGCACACGGGATCTCGCGGTACGGCTGGCCGCCCTCTCCGACGCGGAGCTGGCGGACTTCCTGCGCGAGCGCCGCGCCCCCGCACTGCCGGCCTGGCGTGACTTCTTCGACGCCGCCGAAGCCCTCACCGATCCCGCGTCGCTGCGTCGCGCCCTCGCCACGCTGCCCGCCGCCGACCTCGCCGAGCTGACGGACGCCGCCCGGGAGGGCCGCGAGAGCGGCAGCGCCCACACGCGACGCCTCATGCTGACGGATGCCGAGGGCGTCCCCCTCCCGCAGGTCGCGGCCCTGCTGGCCGAGTTCGGCGGCTCCCCCATCGACGTGGGTCGCCCCGCGCCCGATGCCGACGCCACCGCCGAGGGGCACGCCGCCGAGCGCGCCTTCACGAGCGTCGCCGCACTCGGCGACATCCTCATCCAGGCGATCCGCACGCCGCTCTCGCGTGTGGGCTCCGGGGCCCTGGGCGCCGCCGACCGCCGCCGCCTCGCCGAGGACCTCCCCCATCCCGACGACGTCGACCCCCTCATTTCGCTCGCCGAGCGCGCCGGCCTGCTCGCCGCCGACACCCGCTCGTTCATGCCCACCGCCGCCGCGGACGACTGGCTCGCGGCATCCACCCCCGACCGGTGGACGTCCGCCGCCCGCGCCTGGTGGATCGCCGTGCCGGCGCCCCTCACGGCGTCCGCCCGCCTCACCGACCCTGCCGGGTGGCCTGCGGCGTTCCCGGCCGACCCCGCCTGGCCCGACCGGGGCGCCGCGTTCCGCCGCGAGGCCGAGGCGTGGGGCATCGTGACTCCCACGGGCGCCGCCCCCTCGTGGACGCGCCTCATCGGCGCCGACCCCGCCGCCGCGGCGCGGGAGCTCGCAACACTCATGCCGCGCGAGGTCGACCGCATCTACCTGCAGAACGACCTCACCGCGATCTCGCCCGGTCCTCTCGCCCCGGGGCTCGACGTGAGACTGCGCCGCATCGCCGTGCGCGAATCGCACGCCCAGGCATCCTCCTACCGCTTCACGGCCGAGACCGTCGCAGGGGCGCTCACGGAGGGCGAGAACGCCGAGACGATCCTCGCCTTCCTCGCCGAGCTCTCGCTCACGGGTGTGCCCCAGCCGCTCGACTACCTCGTGCGCACGACGGCGGAGCGCCACGGCACCGTGCGGGTCGGCGACGACCCCGATGCCCCGGCCGATGCGACGCGCACGCGCGTGTGGAGCTCGTCGCCCGAGGCGCTCGAGCCGATCGCCGTCGATCAGTCGCTGCGGCCCCTCGGGCTCGTGCGCACCGCCGACGGCAGCGCCCTCACCTCGCGGGTCGCGCGCGACACGGTGCTGTGGGCCCTCATCGACGCCCGGTACCCCGCGATCGCGGTCGACGCCGACGGGACGATGCTGCGATTGCGCCGGCACCGGGTCGCCGTCTCGCCCCCCGCGACCGACGACGGCGAGACGTACGGTCCTATAATCCGCCTGCTGCGTGGGGCCGACGAGGCCGACGCGGACGCCGCGTGGCTCGACCGCGAGCTCGAGGCCGCGGTGCGCGAGCGCAGCCTCGTCGAGATCGACGTCGAGCTGCCGGGCGGCGTCGCGCGCACGTTCGTGCTCGAGGCGTCCGGCATGGGCGGCGGCCGGATGCGCGGCCGCGAGCGCGGCACCGACGTGGAGCGCACCCTCCCGGTCTCGAGCATCCGCAGCATCCGTCGCCTGTGA